ATCGTGGCGAAAGCCTCCGAGGCCGCGGGGGACCAGGGTTTCAACTTCGACGACCTGCGGCTCATGGTCCGCGCGCTCCTTATCGAACGCTTCAAGATCACGACGCATGTAGAAGATCGGCCCGTGGAGGCCTATGCGCTGCTGGTGGCGGACAAGCCGAAACTCCAGCCAGCCGATCCCGCTCATCGCTCGAAATGCCAGGATGCGGCCGCGGCGCCCGGTCAAAAGGATCCGCGGGAAGCGAATCCCATATTGAATGTCTGGAAGATCTGCCAGAACGTGACGATGGCTGAGTTCGCTCAGGACTTGTCAGTCCTGGCGCCCTCGTACCTGAGAGAACCCGTCGTGGACGCCACGGGCCTCGCCGGCGCGTGGGACCTCACGCTGTCCTGGTCGGCGTACAACATCGTCCACGCGGCCGCGCCGGGCGACGGCGGCGCCGGCGGCACGCTTGGGGCGTCGGCCCCCTCCGGAGCGCTGTCACTCTTCGACGCGCTGCAGAAGCAGCTGGGATTGAAGCTTGAATTGCGCAAGCGCCCCATGCCTGTTCTCGTGATTGATCACATCAACGAGCAGCCCAGCGACAACTGAGGGAGCCGCGGAGTCTGAATGCCGGGGGTGGGGGGCGAACCCGCACGGCCCGTGTGAGGCCTCAGGATTTCACGGGACCGAGGACGTGCCCTGCAGGATCTCGTCGTCGGCCACTCCATGCCTTGGCCGGCCGGACCCGCGTCTCCGGCATCGCTCACCCCCGACCTGTTCGGCGCTCTCACCCATCCCGTGCGGCCGTTCCGTCAACACGGATCCCCGTTCCGGTGTTCCGTACGGCGCGATCACCCATCGCGGATCGCCCTGCCCTCAACTCGTCCACTCGTGTCACCCGAGACGGATCGCGTGTTCACCCGATCGTGATCCGGCTCACCCCTGACTTGTTCACGCCCTCCGGGGAGACAGGCACCGCTTCTCATTGACAGACCAGACCTTAGCGCGCGTCGAGAGCGCACTGCGCCGGCGAAAGGAATGCAAACGTCGGCACTGAAAAACGATGCGCAGGTGTCAACGCCGGTCCAAAATCCGACAGTTCCGCCGGTTGAAAATCCGACAGATCGACGAGGGGACGAGCCTCAGGTCGTCGTGACCTCCTGACGAGCCGGAGTCCGGCGGCCGCGGCGGCCGCTGGATTCCGGCTCGTGCGCTGCCTGCAGCGTGTGCCAGAGCTCGGTGTGCTGCCGCATGCGGTAGCTATTGCCGCGGATCGTCACCAGGTGACAGTGATGCACGAGGCGATCGATGAGCGCCGCTGCCATGACGTCGTCGCCAAAGATCTCGCCCCACTCCTCG
This window of the Gemmatimonadaceae bacterium genome carries:
- a CDS encoding TIGR03435 family protein → GNGYITTRLVDQTGLKGAWDFDVKWNPRYSVVQPGVAFTTMFAALEQQLDLKLSLQDVPAPVLVIDNVNEAPTPNPSGVDAALPPPPPTEFDVADIKVAPLDMPTTGRLQPGGRLDFQGYTMKQLVTLAWDISDDDLLAGAPAWFTTTKYSIVAKASEAAGDQGFNFDDLRLMVRALLIERFKITTHVEDRPVEAYALLVADKPKLQPADPAHRSKCQDAAAAPGQKDPREANPILNVWKICQNVTMAEFAQDLSVLAPSYLREPVVDATGLAGAWDLTLSWSAYNIVHAAAPGDGGAGGTLGASAPSGALSLFDALQKQLGLKLELRKRPMPVLVIDHINEQPSDN